DNA from Pyramidobacter piscolens W5455:
TCTTTCCCATCGCAGACTGCGAACCGGTACAGTCGAGAAGGTCGTCGGCGATTTGGAACGCCAGTCCCACGTTCTCGCCGTATTTCATGAGCCGCCGCAGCGCTTCGCCGTCCGCCCCCGCCAAGATGGCTCCCGCGCACAGCGAAGCGCGGATCAGCACCATCGTCTTCATCGAAGCGACGTCCACGACAAAATCCCGTTCGTCTGTCTGGCTGGCGCGATCCGTGTCGAGCACCTGGCCGCCGCAGATTCCTTCCGGGCCGAGCGCCTGCGCGAAAAGAGCGAGGGCCCGGACGCAGCGTTGCGGTTCGGCGCCGTTTTTCAGCAGACCGGCGAGCGCGGTCTCGAACGCGTCAAGAAACAGCGCGTCGCCGGCCAGCAGCGCCAGAGATTCGCCGTAAACGACGTGGTTCGTCGGCTTGCCGCGTCGCAGACTGTCGTTGTCCATGCAGGGCAGGTCGTCGTGAATCAAGGACGCGGTGTGCGCCATTTCGAACGCCGTCGCCATCGGCAAAACGCTCTCGGCTTTTTCTCCCATGATCTCCGCTCCGGCCATGCACAAAATCGGGCGCAGGCGCTTGCCGCCCGCCAGCAAAGAATAATTCATGGCCTCGCGCAGCCGCGCTGGAATGCGACGACGCTCCTCTTCGCAAAAAGTCCGCAGCGATCTTTCAAAAAAAGCCGAGCGGCAGCTCAGTTCTTCTTTAAAGTCCATCTTTATCTTCTTCCTGCCGGCCAAAGTCGCTCAACGTTCCGTCGGCCTCCAGCTTCTTGACCTTTCCCTCCGCTTCGGCAAGGAACTGACGGCATTCGGCCACAAGCTTCTGCCCTTCTTCATAGAGCGCCAGCGTCTGTTCAAGCGGCATGGCCGTATGCTCCATGCTTTTCAAGATTTCCTCAAGACGTCCGATTTTTGCTGAATAGTCCATCTTCACGACTCCAATCAAAGCTCCCCGCAGAGAGAAAAAATGTTCTCCTTAAAGAAAATATTCAGATCTCCGAAATCATTTGCCTTAATGGCCGTACCTGTGTTAAAATTCACTGGTTGTTACTGAACACTACACAAAGGAGGCTGCTTTAAATGTCCCAGGTATGTGACTGCTGTGGTCGCGGTCCTGCGACGGGAAATCAGCTGAGCCACTCTCATCGCAGAACTCGCAGACGCTGGCTGCTCAACCTTTTCTCCGTCCGCGTGGATCTCGGCGGCGGCGAAGCGAAGAGAATGCGCATCTGCTCCCGTTGCCTTCGTTCCGGAAAAGTCAAGAGAGCGCTCTAATCAAAACGGACAAGCCGCTGCTCCTTGTGCTGCCAATGATTTCAGCCGGAACTTTTCCGGTAGAACGACACGCCAAGAGGCCCGAAAGGGCCTCTTTTTTTATACCCGACTCCTGCCATGACGATGAAAAAGTTTGCTCCCCATCGGGCGCAGACTTTTTCACCGTCATTTTTTCTATTCGCCGCGGAGTTGCTCGAGAATCTCCAAGGCCTCCGCTTCGTCCACCAGAATTTCCCGGGGTTTGCCGCCATGCTGCGGCCCGACGATGCCCATGGACTCCATCGTATCGACCATGCGGGCGGCGCGGGTAAAACCGACGCGCATCTGGCGCTGCAGCCCGCTCGACGATGCCACGCCGGTGCTGAGCACGATCTTGATGGCTTCCTCAAGACGGTTATCTTCAAGAAAGTCGGAAGAATTCCCACCCTTTTCGTCACTGGGCTCTTCCAGATCGACGTATTCGGGATCGCCGAAAGTATTGCGCAGATATTCGACCACCCTGATGTTCGTCTGCTCGTCCAGGAACGGCGACTGGATCCGCAGCGGATGCGGCGTTTTGGTGCTGACAAAGAGCATGTCGCCCTTGCCCAGCAGATTTTGCGCGCCGGATTTGTCCAGAATGGTTTTCGAGTCGATCGCCGACGGCAGCGCGAAAGACACTCGCGCCGGGATGTTCGCCTTGATGGTTCCGGTCAGCACGTTGACGGAAGGGCGCTGCGTCGCCAGCATCAGATGAATCCCGGAGGCGCGCGCCTTCTGCGCCAGGCTCATGATGCAGTCTTCCACTTCTTTCTGAGCCGTCATCATCAGATCGGCCAGCTCGTCGACGATGATCACGATATGAGGCAGACGGTCCTTGGGAAGGACCTTACTGTTGTACGAAAAGATATCCTTGACTTTCGCCTGATAGCAGACGTTGTAGCGCCGTTCCATCTCGCGCACGGCCCAGGCCAGAGCATGCACGGCCCCTGCCGCCGAGACGATGGGTTTGGCGAGGATATGCGGCAGCGACTCGTAGATGCCCATTTCGACCCGTTTGGGGTCGACCATGATGAAGCGCAGCTCTGCGGGCGTGTTGTGATAGCACAGAGAGACGATGCAGTTATTGACGAAAATGCTCTTGCCCGATCCCGTCGTTCCGGCGATCAGCAGATGCGGCAGGTCTTCCAAACCGGAGATGAGGATGCGGCCGTCCACCGTTTGCCCCAGCGGCAGCGGCAGCTTGAGTTTCGTTCTCTGGAAAACATCGCTTTCCAGGATCTGGCGCAGCGGCACGGAACGGCGGTTGACGTTGGGCAGTTCGATACCGATATACGAAGTGCCGACGATCGGCGCTTCCACTCGGATCGAAGAGACGCCCAGCGCCACGGCAATGTCGTTGCCGAGAGCCATCACCTTGCTGACCTTGATGCCCGGGGCCAACTGGATCTGATACTGCACGACCGTCGGACCGATGATCGTGCGCTTCAGTTCCGCGGAAACGCCGAAATCGGCAAGCGACAAGATCACTTTCTGTCCGTTTTCCTGCGCCTGCCGATCGTCGATGACCTCTTCGATGTCCCGATGCGGCCCGAGCAGATCGAGCGGCGGCGGGAAACTTCCCGCGGGAATCGGGCGTCCCGCGCAGAACTGAACGTTCTCCGTCCCGACCAGATCTCCCGACGGTTCCACTTCCACGGAAGGCTTTTTGCTGATCGGCACGGAACCGGCCGCGGCAAAAGCGCTTTCCGCTTCGCCAACGCTTCCGGATTCTCCCAAAGTGCCGGCGGCGAACGCATTTTCGCCATTTGTTTCGGGAAGTTCATCTTCCCGCGTCCCCGTCGCTTCATGGCCATAGCGATCGGCCTGGGGCACGTTGGCAAAGTAACCGCCGTAATTTTCGCTTTCAGCGTTTTCTCCCTGTTCGTCGGCGTATTGCTCGGCGTACTCGTCGATGATCTCGCCGTTTTCATGTTCCTTCTTGCCGTGCCCGAACAGCGCTTTCACGGCAACGCCCAGCGAGGCCCAGAAGCCTGTTTTCCCGGGGCTCTCGTTTTGCAGCGGACTTTCCGCTTCAGAAGCGACGGCCTCGACTTCTTCGCTGGGCAACGTCTCTTCGGAAATGCTTTTTTCCGGCTGCGCCGCTTCGACCTCACCCTGTGCCGGCTCGGCTTCTCCCTCGGTTTGCGCAGAAGCGGGGGCCTGGGGCGCTTTTTGGCGACGCCAGCGCGGCGCGTGAACAAACGACAAACGCTCGCGGAGCCAGGCAATGCGAGCCGCGTTGAGATGTCCGTAATTGAATGCCGCCAGCCCGACAAGACACAGCCCCGTCAGCATTGTCCCGATCACGCCGATAAAACGGGGCAGCACTTGAGAAGAGACGTTCCCCAGAATGCCGGGACTGAGAAGGCCGATACTTTCGCCGGCTCCGATGCGCCTGAGCATTCCCAGGAACAGACTGACGGCGCCGTAAAGACAAAACGTTCCCATCCATTGGCTGAAAACGGAATGAACCTGACGGTACAGCAAAGAACAAAAAAGGCCGTAGAAAAAATGCAACAGCAGCAGCACAAGACCGCCGCCTGCCAGCTGCAGCAGGCAGCTCGCCATATCTTTGCCCAACACGCCGGCGCCCTTGGTGAACAGCGAGGCCGTGACATACAACAGGATCGCCGCCAGAAAAATCTGACAGAGACGGAACAGAGCGCCGAATTCAAAACCGCGCTTTGCCATCCTGCCACGTGCAGACTGAGTTTTTGTGGCGCGCCGACGCGATTTAAAGCGATTTTTCGAACTCATCATCTATCAGCGGCCGTCCCTCCGACGACAAGCCCATCGATCAGCAGCGATGGCTGTCCGTCTGTGACAGGGAGGCTTTGTCCCTCCTTTTCGCACATTCCCGGCTCCATGTGGAGCCTCTTGCCGACGGCGCGGATTCCCATCAGTGCGTCGATACCGCGGCCGATCAGCGAAGCGCCCTTGACCGGGCGCGTTATTTTTCCATCTTCAATCAGGCAGCCCTGCGTGACGTCGAAAACGAACTCCCCCGTCGTCGTGTTGACTTCGCCGCCGCCCATGCGGCGGACGAAGAGCCCGCGGGAAACGCTCTGGATCATCTCGCCCTGCTCGCGGGGCCCTTCGGCCACAAAGGTGTTGCTCATCCGCGGCATCGGCAGGCTGGCGTAGGACGAGCGCCGACCGTTGCCGGTCAAAGGCAGGTCATACAAGCGCGCACAACGTTTGTCCGTCAGGTAATTTTTCAGAATTCCCCGTTCGATGAGGACTGTCCGCCGCGACGGCGTCCCTTCGTCGTCGCAGGCAAAAGAACCGTAAAGTCCGGGAAGCGACGCGTCGTCAACGACCGTCACGTCCTCCGCCGCGACCTGACTGCCGATTTTCCCCGCAAAGGAGGACTGTTCCTCGAAAACCAGATCGGCTTCCATCCCATGTCCGCAGGCCTCATGGACGATGGTGCCGCCGGCTTCGTCGGATAAAAGCACCGGCATGGCGCCCGTCGGACACTCCACCGCTTCGAGGTTGACCAAAGCCTCTTGGAGAGCCCTGCGGGCCACATTTTCCGCGGCAAGCTCCTGAAAGAACTTTCGTGCGCTTCCGGACACAGAAAAAGCACCGTAACCGCTTTCCAGACGCCCATTGCGTTCCACGATCACCTCGGCGGCAAAAGAACAATGCTCCGCTTCCCCGGCATGGCTTTCTTCCGGCGAAACGACGACGTACCGGCGCGCGTTTGCGGAGCAGGACAGCGTGATCTGCCTGATCCAACCGCACTCTGCCCGCAGGCGCCGGTCGGTTTCACCGAAAAAATCCACGTTCTCCGGAAAGAACGCCTGCACGCGTTCAAGCGGAAAAGACACATCGGGAACGCTTCCGCACCTCACCGCGGCGATTCGGCTCGCTTCGCCGAGAGCCCGCGCCGCGCCGCCGCGTTCGATGCCGGAAACCACGGCGAAAGCCGAGCTCTTGCCTTTCAGCAAACGGGCAGAGCAGCCAGCGGATGAAGAGCTGGAAACCTCTTCGACTTTCCCGTCACTGTAAGACAAACTGCGCGAGGCGGAGCGCTGAAAGTACAGATCGCCCCAATCGATGCCGGGCAGAGCGCTCAAAAACTGCGCACAGTCCTTCAGAACGGCCATTAACTTTTCTTCTTCCCCTGCTGGCGCCGCGCCGGCGAGGGAATGAGCCAGGGACGCCGGACTCCCTTCACGAACGCGGGGGCGCGCAACTTCGCCGTACAGGCGCCGCTGTACAACGCGACCCAGCCGATGCCGGGGACGACCAGATCTTCTTCGGGGCGGATCCGGAACTCTTCTTCACGCCAGCTCTGCGTCCGCAGTTTCGCCGCGCACTTGCGGCACGGCGGCACCAGCAATTCGCCGACATGATCCTTCATCAGGCCGTCGATGCGTTCTTCGCGGGTCCGATGGATCGTGACGCTGTCAGGAGCGAAAATCCCCAGGCGAACCCAGCCGCGCTCGCCCGCATCCGCGACCGTAAGCTGCGCCATGCCGCCCCAAAAAACGGTTTGACCGGTTTTCAGCACCTCGATGCTGCTCTGAAAGTTTTTTTTCGGCGAAAGAGCGGCGAGGCAATCGGGACAGAGCACGGGAACAAAAGGATCCTCCCCCTTCAAACCGGGGGCGTCCACCAGAACGGGACCGTTCACCATCCGGTATTCCGTCAGTCCCACGGTCGTGCCGGGCAGACGAGATACCGTCGGCACTTCATTCTTCAAAAGCGCGCCGAGAAGCGTGCTCTTGCCGACATTGGCGGCGCCGGCAAAAAGGAGCCGGTCGTCGGCATCGAACGTATCCTCGATGTGCCGCCGCAGTTCGGCCATGTCGCCGCGGTTCTGCGCCGAGACCAGAAGGATCTGCTCCTTGCGGACGCCAGTGCGTTCCGACAGCCACTGCAGCACGTCCTTGCGGGTCGTCCACGGCTCGAGCAGGTCGATTTTGTTGGCGATAACGAAGACAGGCTTTTTCATGCTTTCCGCCCAGTCGAGATCGGGCAGGGAAATCTCCGGACGGCTCACGTCAAGGACAAGAAACAAAGCAGCGGCGCCCAGCGCATGGGCCCTGATATCTTTTTGAATCCCCGCGTCAGCGAGCAGAGCTTTGCGATAAACGCCGTAATGTTTCATTTGGAAGCAACGTTTGCAAAGCACGCCTTCGTCGGGATTTTTGCCCGGCACAAGATAGCCAGGGAGATTTTCGTCAACACTCTGAAAAACGGCACCGCAGCCGGGGCAGCGTCTCTTTCCTTCCATCGGAAGCGTCTCCTTTTTCTGTTTCCACGAATTATTTGTTTTTGCGATAGAGCAGCACGTTCTTCTGGTGCTCGGCTTCCGTTTTGGCAAAACGATGGCTTCCGTCGCCGCGGGCCACATAATAGAGAAAATCGTTCTTCTCGGGCGCCAGCGCGCCTTCCCAGGCTTGCGCCGAGGGAACGCAGACAGGAAGCGGCGGAAGCCCCGCGGTCTTATAGGTATTGTACGGCGAGTCCACTTCGAGGTGCTTGAACAGCACGCGCTTCAGCGTTTCGCCTTTCTGCAGATACCACGCGTAGACGACGCTGGCATCGATCTGCAGGAGCATGTTTTGAGCCAGCCGGTTCTCGATCACTCCGGCAATCACGGGATATTCGCTGTCGATCTGCGCCTCGCGATGCAACAGAGAGGCGATCACCGCCGTCCGCAACGCGTTGTCCTTATCGGTCAGCAGCGCGCCGAAACGGGCGTACCATGCCGCCGACGCCTGCTTGACAAGATCCGGCAGAGATGCCTCCGTCAGGGAATAGGTCTCGGGCAGAAGGAACGCGGCGCGTCCTTCGGCGGCGTCGGGCAAAATGTCGCGCATGGCCGCAGGAAAGTTGCCGAGGTCGTTGAGGGCCGCTTTCTGCGCCTCGTCGCTTCCCAGCGAAAAGGGCTTTTGCGGCAGCGCGCCGGGAACGATCATCGCGCTGAAGTACGAAGGCTCGGCATTCTTCAGCTGTTCAGCAACATACCAGGAAGGGCCGGAAGATATGTGATATCCCCCGGCGCGAAGCGAACGATCGGCGCCCTTCCTGCCGAGCCAATACAGCAGATTGCGACGGTCGGCAACGAGTTTTTCTTCGGCGATCTTTTGTGCAAAGTGGCGCAGAGATTCTCCCTCTTTTAGAAAGAGCTGAGCCGTCTTCTCGTCCTTATGGAACGGCATGACGAAGACGTCTTTCCACTGCGACGGCTTCCAGTGATACGCGGCGACGGCGCCGAAAAAAACAAGCGCAAGGGCTGGTCCAAAAATTTTTTTCATCGCGGCGCCTGCCTTTACATGATCATCATGGCGTCGCCGAACGAAAAGAAGCGATATCGCTCCTTCACCGCTTCGGCGTACGCTTTCATGGTCAGGTCATAACCCGCAAAGGCCGCGACCAACATCATCAGCGTGCTCTTGGGAAGATGGAAATTCGTGATCAGCGCGTCCACGACCTTGTATTTAAACCCGGGATAGATAAAGAGGCCTGTTTCCAGCACGCCCGGGCGAAGGCCCGCAGAAGTGGCGGCCATGCCTTCGAGAGTTCTCACCACGGTCGTGCCAAGGGCGATGACGCGCCCTCCGTTCTTCTTGGCCATGACGATCTTGTCGTAGGCATCCTGCGGAACGACGCAGTGTTCGGAATGCATATGATGTCTCCGGATGTCCTCCGTTTTGACGGGGCGAAACGTCCCCAGCCCGACTTCGAGCGTAATGTCGGCAATCGTCACGCCGCGGCCAGCGACTTCCCGGAGCAGCTCGCGAGTGAAATGAAGGCCGGCCGTCGGCGCCGCCGCAGAACGAGGATCCTTCGCATAAACGGTCTGGTAATCTTCGGGGCGCGACGAGCGCTCATGAATATAAGGAGGCAACGGCATCGAGCCGTTTGCCTCGGCCAAAGCGCGCACATCGCAGTCGGCGGGGAAAATGACGCGGCGCACGCCGTCTTCGCTTTTGACGGCCCCGATCGTGACCACCACGTCGCCGTCAAGGCGTACCCGGGCGCCCTCGGGCAACTTGCGACCGGGACGCACTAAGGCCTCCCAGCATTTTTCGCTGTCATCCTCCGGACGCAGCAGAAGGATCTCCGCTTGGGCGCTGCCGTTGACCTTCACGCCTTCGACACGCGCGGCCATAACGCGCGTGTCGTTGCGCACAAGGACATCGCCGGGGCGAAGCCACTGAAGAATATCATGGAAATGCTGATGAAACAGCTTCCCGTCCGCGCGGCGTACGGCCAGAAGACGGCAACGGTCGCGGGGTTCCGCCGGTTTCTGCGCGATCAGCTCGGGCGGAAGTTCGTAATCATAGGTATTGATGTCGAAAAAGTTCCACTGCGTCATTAACAAAAGGTCACTCCTGTAAAGGTTTGCCGTACGTTATCTCTTCATCTCTTTTGGATTGCCGTGCCGGGATAATAAAACTCAAGTATTTTCTCCGCTGACCAGCCTCGATCCGCCATCGCTTTGGCTCCCCACTGCGAGAGGCCGACGCCGTGCCCCCAGCCGCGCCCGTATAATGTGACGCTGCCGCCGGCGAGGTTGACGAAAGCCGCCGTCCGGCCCGGATCGGGAATGCGCTTCACCGTCTCCGCCGGCTGTTCGAGCGGTTCTTGTTTTCGCTCCGTTTCCGGCGCCTCAACGCCTAAAGCTTTATACAGGTAGTTTCGGCGCCGCTCGGGATAGAGGATCATGTCCAGCCGTTCGTCGACGTTGAATTTCTTTTGCTCGATCAGCGCTTTGAGTTGCGCGTCTTCAGCCGCCGTCAGAGGCGTCGCGTCAAAGGCGATTTTTTTCGCGGTACGGGGCGCCTCGCGGCGCCGAGTGGGTTCGGGAACGCCGGCCGCACGCGGGCCCCCGGGGGAAAACTCAAAGAACGTGCTGCGCACTTTCTTCGCGCCGATCAGGGTGCGAAAGGCCGCGCTGCTGAGCACGGAGCTTCCCGCAGAGCCCGTAAATCTCAGCGCCGTCACACGCCCGGCGGCGTCTCGCCGCTCGATGGCGATCTGCGACAACGTTCCCACGCTTTTTCCTTTTTTGGCGAGAGCGTTCTGGATCTCGCCCGCCGACAGAGAGGCCTCCCAGCGGGACTTGGGAGATTCAGAGGGGAAGGGTTCTTTGCGAACGATCAGATAGGGGACGCTTTTGCCCCACACGTCGCTGACATCAGCGGTGGCGCCACCACTGTCGGAACAGAAAAAGGTGTGCGCCAAACCGCCCCTGTACGTCAGGACCTGGCCGCGGGTCTGCGCAATCGCGCGGTCCGTCGAGGCGTGGAGCACGTTCGTGCCTCGGTAGACCTGACAATGGTCGGTCGTGCAAACGTCATAACCGCTGGCTTCATGACGCCCCATTTGTGCCAGCGCATAGGTCCTGGAGATCACCGCCTGCGCCTTGAGGACTTCCGCGCCCCATTGCGGATTGATTTCATAGCCGAGGACGCCGCGGAGGTATTTTTCAACGTCAAGACGGTTGATCACCGTTATCTGCCCGGCGCGGGCCCGCAGCACCAGCTCTCCTTCATAGTTGACTTTGCCGCAGCGGATCTGGTGCGGCGAACTCACGATCACAGGCGAAGCATAGCTTTTTCCCTGAATGACGACGTTCGAGCCGCGCGCCTGAGTGTTGAAACTCGCCGGCAGCGAAAAGCGTCGGCCGCCCCCATCCTTGCCGCTCAAGCCGCGTCCGGAAATCGGCGCGGAGGGCGCGGTCATGAGCCCTACGCGAATCCAGCGCGCTTGCGCCTGAGCCGAAAGGCAGAGGCACAGCGAGAAAAAAATCACGGCGAGACAAATCTTTTTACAGCAGTTCCAGCTGATCCGGCGCCGCTTGGGGCGGCGTCTTTCCAAGATAACGGTACGCATTTTCCGTTGCTTTCCTCCCTCGGGGGGTGCGTTCGATCATGCCCTTTTGAATCAAATAGGGCTCGTAGATGTCTTCGATCGTTTGAGGTTCTTCGTTCAGCGCGGCGGCAAGGGTCGAAAGCCCCACCGGGCCGCCGTCGAAAAGGCTGACGATGGCGTCGAGTATTTTGCGGTCGCCGTCGTCCAGGCCGAGCCCGTCAAGCCCGAGCGTATCCATCGCCCGTTCCGCCAAAGCGGCTTCAACGGTCGGCACGCCGGCCACCTCGGCAAAATCGCGGACGCGGCGCAGCAGCCTCAGGGCGATCCGCGGCGTCCCGCGCGAACGGTTAGCGATCGCGCGGCGGGCGTCGGGCTCCACCTTCATGTTCATCACGCCTGCGCCGCGGTCGAGAATAACGCACAGCTCCTCCGGCGTATAAAGCCGCAGCTGCTCGACGATGCCAAAGCGGGCGCGCAGCGGCGCGCTGAGCAGCCCCAGGCGAGTCGTGGCCCCCACCAGCGTGAAATGCGGCAGGTTCAGACAAATGCTGCGCGCCAGCGGCCCCTTGCCGACGATGATGTGAAGCGTAAAGTCCTCCATGGCGGAGTACAGCACTTCTTCGATCGTCGTGGACATACGGTGGATCTCGTCGATGAAAAGCACGTCGTGATCCTGAAGATTGGAGAGGATCGCGGCGAGATCGCCGGGCTTCTCCAGCGCCGGCCCCGTCGTCACTCGCAGCTCGCTGTTCATTTCATGGGCGATGATGCCGGCCAGAGTCGTTTTTCCCAAGCCGGGAGGTCCGTAAAAGAGAAGATGGTCCAGCGCTTCCTCGCGCTTTTTTGCGGCCTGGATATAAACTTCCAGCTTGGATTTTATCTCCGTCTGGCCGTTGAAATCGGATAACCGGAGGGGGCGCAGGCCCCTTTCGTCTTCCCGCTCTTTGAGCTCCTCAAGCGGCGGCAGATCGAAACCGCGACGAATGTTTTCTTTGTCCAAAGCGCATCAACCTCACTTGCGGGGCTGAAGGATACGAAGGCAGCTCATAATGGTCTCGCTTTCGCCAAGAGCTTCTCCCTGTTCAGCCACAACCGACTTATAGGCGCGTACGGCCGACGCGCGGTCGAACCCCAAGGATTCAAGGGCGTCGAGCACGCTGGCGGCCGCCTGGCGATCACCGGCAGGCGCACCGTGAAATTCGCCTGTCAGTTGGATAAAACCTTTTTTATGAATGCGGTCGGAAAGTTCGAAACAGATGCGTTCGGCCGTTTTTTTGCCGATTCCCGGCACCGAGGTCAGCAGCCTGATGTCGTTCTGCTCCACGGCCGCGACGATTTCCGCCGGGGAAAGATACTGAAGGATGGAAATGGCCGCCTTGCCGCCCACGCCTTTGGTCAAAATCATC
Protein-coding regions in this window:
- the ruvA gene encoding Holliday junction branch migration protein RuvA, producing MLASIRGKVVERSEFTAVVECNGFGVEVLLTRRAAERCELGTQVFLYTLLQVGDAGIVLYGFADDTERRTFKLMILTKGVGGKAAISILQYLSPAEIVAAVEQNDIRLLTSVPGIGKKTAERICFELSDRIHKKGFIQLTGEFHGAPAGDRQAAASVLDALESLGFDRASAVRAYKSVVAEQGEALGESETIMSCLRILQPRK